CACCGGCTGCACCTTCTCGGCAGCGATAGCAACATTTCTTGCCCAGGGAATGGATGTGCCGTCAGCGGCGGCAGGGGCAAAACGCTATATCTCCGAGGCGATTCGGCATGCCTGGCGGATAGGCAAGGGGCACGGACCGACCAACCATCTGGCGCCGCTTTTCGCAAATGGCGATGCGAAGCCGCCGGAGGATTGGAAAAGTCAGGAAAATGAGGTTAAGTCATGAAAGAGAAGGGCGGGTTGACAGGTGTGAGTCTGTTTTTTCTCTGGTTCGGGGCGGCTGTTTCCGTCGCCGAGATGCTGACGGGGGGATATCTTGCGGAACTGGGATGGAAGCGGGGCATTCTGGCGATACTGCTTGGCCACCTGGTCGGGACCGCGCTTTTGGCGCTGGCAGGTCTGATCGGTTTCCGGGAGCGGCTTCCGGCCATTGCCTCGACGCGGATCTCGTTCGGCAAACAGGGATCCTACCTGATTTCGGCAATTAATATCCTGCAGCTTGTCGGCTGGACGGCGATCATGATCATCGAGGGGGGGGCGGCGATGAGCAGCATTGCCGTTTCCCTCTATCATTTCGACCATCCGGTTGTCATGTCGTTCGCGATCGGCGCTCTGGTCGGGCTTTGGGTATTCTGGGGGGTCAGGGGATTCAAGGTGATCAACACCGTCGCGGCCTCGCTGCTGCTGGTTTTGACGATTGCGATGAGCGTGGTGATTTTCACCAGTCCGGCCGGGACGATGGGAGTGGCGACAGGGAAGGGGTCTTTCGGGATGGGTTTTGAGCTTTCAATCATCATGCCGCTTAGCTGGTTTCCCTTAATCTCCGATTATACGTCGCTGGCAAAGACCAAAAAGGGGGCGGTGACTGCCCCGTTTTTTGGCTATTTTATCGGGAGCTGCTGGATGTATTTCATCGGCTTGGCTGGAGCGCTGCTCTTTGGCTCGCCTGATCCGACGAAGATCATGCTGGCCGCGAACCTGGGGTTGACGGCCCTGGCGATCATCGGGCTTTCCACGGTGACGACGACCTTTCTTGACGTCTATTCCGCGGGAATATCGCTGCTCAATATCTTTCCCAAAATCAGCGACCGGGTTGCGGCGCTCCTTTTTGCCATAGTCGGCACGCTGGTTGCCCTGATCTTTCCGATGGCCCGTTATACCGATTTTCTGTATCTGCTGGGCTCTGTTTTTTCGCCGCTGATTGCGATACTGCTCGTAGATTACTTTGTCGTGAGACAGGACAACCGCAAGCTAAGGGCTGACGGCGCAGCCACGGCTTCCCTTGTTATTGGAATTTCCTTCTATTATCTGATAAAAGCAATCGATCTGCCGGTCGGGGCTACGCTTACTACCATTATTTTTACGGCCCTTATCCACTTTTTATTGAGAAAATGGCGGAAAGCGGCGGCTTAAATGGCGTCAAAGGCGTCTTTTAAGGTGAAACATCCCTGAGGGTAAACCATTAAATTGGGAGGGACGCGCTTCGTCGCGTCCGCAGCGGTTGCTGAAAAGAAAAAGCACTGTAAATCAATAATTTATGCACTCATTTTTCGATGAAAATATGGCCACTCCTGATTTTAAAGCTGCTGCCGACATTGTCCGCCGGCTGAAGGATGCCGGGCATGAAGCCTATTTTGTCGGCGGCTGTGTCCGGGATTTTATCCGGGGCAAGAATCCGGGCGACTACGATATTGCAACCTCTGCAAGACCCGAAGATGTGAGGAAAATATTTTCCAGAACGATCCCGGTGGGCGAGAACTTCGGCATCATCCTGGTAGTCGAAAAGGACAGAACGTACGAGGTGGCAACCTTCCGCACAGAGGAAGGCTATGATGACGGCCGCCGGCCCTCCCGCGTTTCCTTCGCTACCGTCCAGGAGGATGTGCTGCGGCGGGACTTCACGATCAACGGTCTGTTGATGAACCCGCAGACAGGCGAAATAAGCGATTATGTAAATGGCCGCCATGATATAGAAAGACAGCTTGTAAGCACGATCGGCGCTCCCGAGAGGCGTTTCGCCGAGGATCGTCTGCGGATGCTCCGGGCGATCCGCTTTGCGGCGAATCTCAATTTCCAGATAGATCCTGACACGTTTGCCGCCATATCGAGCAACGCAGCGGCCATCAAGTGCATCAGCGCCGAGCGGATCTCCGCTGAATTAACCGCCATCCTTGTCGGCGGCGGGGCGAGAAGGGGGATGGAACTCCTGAGCGATTCCGGACTCTTGAAAGAGATATTGCCGGAGGTTCAAGCTCTGCGCGGGGTATTGCAGCCCCCTGTTTTCCATCCGGAAGGGGACGTCTGGGAGCATACCCTGCGGATGCTTGCGCTTTTGCCGCGTCCGGACGGCAAGGCCGATTTGCGTCTTGCCTGGGGCGTTCTACTCCACGACGTGGGCAAGGCCGTTACCCGTTTCGAGGACGAGAGGGGCGTCCACTTTTATGGTCACGATGAACGGGGGGTGGAGGCAGCGCGGGGGATACTCGCAAGACTGCGCTTCTCTAATCAGGATGGGGAGACGATCCTCGCCCTTGTTCGGGAACACATGATGTTTATGAACGTCACCAAGATGCGGATGGCCCGGCTGAAACGCTTCCTGAGGATGCCCGATTTTGACCTGCATCTTGAACTCCACCGCCTCGACTGTCTGGGAAGCCACGGTATGCTCGGTTATTATGAATTCTGTCTGCAAAAAATGCAGGAGTATCCCGTGGAGGAACTCCGGCCGGCCCCGCTATTAACAGGTAAAGATTTGATAACAATGGGTTTTATTCCAGGCCCGGCGTTCAAGGAGATGCTCCTTACCGTCGAAGAGGCGCAGCTTGCCGGGGAGATTGTTGATGCCGGGGAGGCGCAGGAATTTGTACGCGAACGCTGGGGGAGCGGCAAAGCGCCCGGTTAAGCGGCTGGATATTGATTATGCCTGGAGCCAATTGCAAAAGTCCGAAATTGTCATTCCCGCGAAAGCGGGAAAGCGAAGCTTCGTGTTCACAAACCAGTCTTTATGTGAAAATCCCCCCATCCCCCCTTTGCCAAAGGGGGGATGGGGGGGATTTTCATGCTTCGTTGTGCCCCACGGGCATGGGGGTTTTTAGGAATTTCTGGTCTTTCGCCCTCGCGGGTGTAATAGCATTTTTTGAGTTTTGCAATTGCCTGCTTGATTATCTGCTTTCATTTTTTATGAGAGCGCGTTCGGGTGCAAAAGGGGCGATTCTTTGCGCTCTGGCAATTGTGTGCGTGGTGACATTTGCCGGTTGCGGCGCTCCATCCCTCCGTCACGTCCCTGAGCAGCCCCAGAGAGCCATTGAAAAAAAAGAGCTGCCGCGCCTGGGATACACGATTCAGGCAGGGGCCTTCGCCAGTGCCGAAAACGCCGCGGCCTTTACCAGTCGGCTTAAGGATAGCGGACTCGATTCAACCTATTTTGTCGCCCGCGAGGGTCTCTATAAGGTTCGTTTCGGCAATTTTGCGACGAAAAAGGGGGCCCGCGACCGTGCTGAGCAACTAAGACAAAAAGGGGTAATAGAAGAGTTCTACATAGTAAGCCCCGAGCAATACGCTGTTTTCCAGCGGGATAAGCGGGGCGACGGCTATTTCCGGGAAGAACTGGCCAGAACCGCCCGGAGCTTTCTGGGGGTTCGCTATCTCTGGGGCGGTGAATCAGTGGAGACCGGTTTCGATTGCAGCGGGCTGACGATGACCGTTTATCAACTCAATGGCATTGTTTTGCCGCGCAACTCCCGCCAGCAGTTTGCGGCAGGAAATTCCGTGGAAATTTCCTCGCTGCAAAAGGGAGATCTGATTTTTTTCGCCGGGGTGGGAAGCAAGGTATCGCATGTCGGCATCTATATAGGGAATGACCAGTTCATTCACGCCCCGGGAAGGGGAAAGAAAATAAGGATCGATACCCTGGAAGGGGATTATTTCCGCCGTACCCTCGTCGGTGCTAAATCGTACCTGTGAAGAACCCCCAACGGTAAGAAGCAATTTATTTATAAATTTCCTCTATCCCGTCCAGATGAAAACCGGTGTAGAATACCATTTCATAGGGCTTTTTGAGAAGCTTCATAGCCCCCCTGATCACCTTAAAATGCTCCGACTTCAAGTGGGTCATTAGATTTTCGTGCGTATCCCACTCTTCAAGAAGAAAGAGACTATTTTCATTTTCGATACTCTGGCCGAAGTCGCAACGCTGACATCCCTTTTCCAGCCTGATGGACCCGGACAGTGAAGCAATTGTCTGCAAGAGCTCCATGCGCTTCGTGGAAGAAACCTCCACCCTTATTATTAAGAGAATCACGAGAATTATTCCTCCTTTATCAAGTAATCTCTGTGCGAATTATAAACCTGTCAGTAGAAGCCGATATAGACCGAAACATGCCCGCGGAGATCACCGGCTTCCTTGCTCCCGCCGCCGTCCAGGACGCGCGCCAGGTCGAAGCGTATGTTGAAGTTCCTCTGGATATTCCAGCGGAAACCCGCGCCAACGCTGGAGATCGAAATCTGTTGTCTTTCTTCGCCGGCTAACGGATTGTTGGCAGCCCAGGCGATGTCATAGAACAGCAAACCACGCAGGTTACCCTCGCCGGGGATCAGTTTGCCCACCAGGTTTGGCGAATAGAGTTCGAGGTTGGCGAAACAGCCGGTATCGCGGGCAATTTCGCGCTCCAGGAAGCCGCGGACGGCGGTCGAGCCGGCAATGCCGAATTGCTCGCCGGATACGAGGGCATCCGGGGTGTACTGTGCGTTGAAAGCGGCGCGGACTTGCCAGTTGCTCTCAAAGGCGTTCACCATGCTGGTGCCAAAGCGAAGGATCGTGTAACGGGAAGGCGCCCCATCCCCGCCATTCGGACTCGGACGCGCCGCGTTGAAATCACTTTCCTGCCCATTAGCCGCCCCAGGAACATTGTGCGATAAGGCAACGTAAAAGTCGGATATCCGCCCGGGTTTTGCCCAATTGCCACTGTATGCCAAGCTGATGGGCCTCACGGTGACATCCACTGCGGCAGACCCACAGCCAGCCGCGTCGAAATTACCGAGTGCGCATTCGTTCTCGTAGGCACGATAATCGAGACCGTAAACGATCCGGTGCGAATACTCGCCTCGCCGCGCCAGTAACTGGTTATAGCGCAAGCCGTAAACAGTGCCCTTGCCGGAGAAAGTGAGCGGTCCTGCGACGGTCTGTGTGGTGCCGGCACTGACATCCGAGTAGGCGGCAATGAAATCCATTG
This DNA window, taken from Syntrophales bacterium, encodes the following:
- the cytX gene encoding putative hydroxymethylpyrimidine transporter CytX → MKEKGGLTGVSLFFLWFGAAVSVAEMLTGGYLAELGWKRGILAILLGHLVGTALLALAGLIGFRERLPAIASTRISFGKQGSYLISAINILQLVGWTAIMIIEGGAAMSSIAVSLYHFDHPVVMSFAIGALVGLWVFWGVRGFKVINTVAASLLLVLTIAMSVVIFTSPAGTMGVATGKGSFGMGFELSIIMPLSWFPLISDYTSLAKTKKGAVTAPFFGYFIGSCWMYFIGLAGALLFGSPDPTKIMLAANLGLTALAIIGLSTVTTTFLDVYSAGISLLNIFPKISDRVAALLFAIVGTLVALIFPMARYTDFLYLLGSVFSPLIAILLVDYFVVRQDNRKLRADGAATASLVIGISFYYLIKAIDLPVGATLTTIIFTALIHFLLRKWRKAAA
- a CDS encoding NlpC/P60 family protein, translated to MRARSGAKGAILCALAIVCVVTFAGCGAPSLRHVPEQPQRAIEKKELPRLGYTIQAGAFASAENAAAFTSRLKDSGLDSTYFVAREGLYKVRFGNFATKKGARDRAEQLRQKGVIEEFYIVSPEQYAVFQRDKRGDGYFREELARTARSFLGVRYLWGGESVETGFDCSGLTMTVYQLNGIVLPRNSRQQFAAGNSVEISSLQKGDLIFFAGVGSKVSHVGIYIGNDQFIHAPGRGKKIRIDTLEGDYFRRTLVGAKSYL
- a CDS encoding antibiotic biosynthesis monooxygenase, with protein sequence MILLIIRVEVSSTKRMELLQTIASLSGSIRLEKGCQRCDFGQSIENENSLFLLEEWDTHENLMTHLKSEHFKVIRGAMKLLKKPYEMVFYTGFHLDGIEEIYK
- a CDS encoding HD domain-containing protein; protein product: MATPDFKAAADIVRRLKDAGHEAYFVGGCVRDFIRGKNPGDYDIATSARPEDVRKIFSRTIPVGENFGIILVVEKDRTYEVATFRTEEGYDDGRRPSRVSFATVQEDVLRRDFTINGLLMNPQTGEISDYVNGRHDIERQLVSTIGAPERRFAEDRLRMLRAIRFAANLNFQIDPDTFAAISSNAAAIKCISAERISAELTAILVGGGARRGMELLSDSGLLKEILPEVQALRGVLQPPVFHPEGDVWEHTLRMLALLPRPDGKADLRLAWGVLLHDVGKAVTRFEDERGVHFYGHDERGVEAARGILARLRFSNQDGETILALVREHMMFMNVTKMRMARLKRFLRMPDFDLHLELHRLDCLGSHGMLGYYEFCLQKMQEYPVEELRPAPLLTGKDLITMGFIPGPAFKEMLLTVEEAQLAGEIVDAGEAQEFVRERWGSGKAPG